The proteins below are encoded in one region of Carettochelys insculpta isolate YL-2023 chromosome 14, ASM3395843v1, whole genome shotgun sequence:
- the LOC142020883 gene encoding 5-hydroxytryptamine receptor 3A-like produces the protein MTRWLLFLLANCMTIGPTDGQETCSYWDVMNNLSIADTNPRLMSVRPVTDWRVPSIVRIDVTLHAILDLDEKLQILTSLVQFEMSWKNQFLIWDPQSFCGISKISIPVDSVWEPDFYVSEMTEDPQSPTVPFLSLSSDGIIKQRKPIRIVSTCSLDIYKFPFDTQKCNLTFHPYVHTVQDIVLVPKSNSSAVTQASRENYAKSEWLLGQVDVLSYNVSAEEEDWSQVTYQITIQRVPILYVINLIVPAGFLVLVDVASMFIPMEGGERLGFKITVVLGFSVLLLILNDLLPNSEVTPILGVFCAVCLVIMIISIIDSIFISYMLHLSAVRPDVPQWLKIWVLKHLAFILRIDTTGVTESITRGVNNTDKATSVAENEADTHSRRCLQKDHDSTEVKLLKKVLLELLMIRRHMIMSKREEEAKSEWHKVAFVLDRFILICYLLTVSVILITVVVVWAFEGV, from the exons ATGACAAGATGGCTTTTATTTCTACTGGCCAATTGCATGACAATAG GTCCGACAGACGGCCAGGAGACCTGCAGTTATTGGGATGTGATGAACAACCTGAGTATTGCAGACACTAATCCTCGCCTGATGAGCGTGCGCCCAGTGACTGACTGGAGAGTGCCCTCCATCGTCAGAATTGATGTCACCTTGCATGCCATACTGGACTTG GATGAGAAGTTGCAAATCCTCACGTCTCTAGTGCAATTTGAAATG AGCTGGAAAAATCAGTTCCTCATTTGGGATCCCCAAAGCTTCTGCGGAATCTCTAAAATCTCCATCCCTGTGGACTCAGTATGGGAGCCTGACTTCTATGTCTCTGAAAT GACTGAAGATCCTCAATCCCCCACAGTTCCTTTCCTGTCCCTTTCTAGCGATGGCATCATCAAGCAACGGAAACCAATCAGGATAGTGAGCACTTGCAGCTTGGATATTTACAAATTTCCATTTGACACCCAGAAGTGCAATCTGACCTTTCATCCCTATGTGCATACAG TTCAGGACATCGTTCTGGTGCCCAAGTCCAACTCCTCTGCAGTGACCCAAGCTTCCCGGGAGAATTATGCCAAAAGCGAATGGCTCCTTGGCCAAGTGGATGTTCTCAGCTATAATGTATCTGCTGAGGAGGAAGACTGGAGTCAAGTCACCTATCAG ATAACCATACAGAGGGTACCAATCCTGTATGTCATCAATCTCATAGTCCCTGCTGGTTTCCTGGTGCTTGTGGATGTTGCCAGCATGTTCATACCGATGGAAGGAGGCGAGCGGCTGGGGTTTAAAATAACAGTTGTTCTGGGATTCTCTGTGCTCTTGCTGATACTGAACGACTTGCTTCCAAACTCAGAAGTCACACCAATCCTGG gtgttttctgtgctgtgtgCCTGGTGATCATGATCATCAGCATCATCGACTCCATCTTCATTTCCTACATGCTGCATCTTTCTGCAGTGAGACCAGATGTGCCCCAGTGGCTGAAGATCTGGGTGCTGAAACATTTGGCCTTTATACTTCGCATTGACACAACAGGAGTTACTGAAAGCATTACTAGGGGAGTCAACAACACAGACAAAG CTACCTCTGTGGCGGAAAATGAAGCAGACACGCACAGCAGGAGGTGCTTGCAAAAAGACCATgacagcacagaagttaaactgctGAAGAAGGTGCTCCTGGAGCTCTTAATGATCCGGCGTCACATGATCATGAGCAAAAGAGAAGAGGAGGCCAAATCAGAGTGGCATAAGGTGGCCTTTGTCCTTGACAGGTTCATCCTGATCTGCTACCTTCTAACGGTGTCTGTTATTTTGATAACAGTTGTGGTAGTTTGGGCTTTCGAAGGTGTTTAG